The Acropora muricata isolate sample 2 chromosome 7, ASM3666990v1, whole genome shotgun sequence genomic interval GAGTCTACAAAATGACAACAAtgataatcattttaatttttttcatgatcatAATTATTGCCATTATGATTGTTTTAACAGTCACAACATTTTCCTTTCAATCTCCCAAAAATACTAGGGTTTTGTAATCCCTTTGTATATTGTCTATACATCATTAATTAGCACATACAGTTTCCAAATTAATTCTAGCCACAAACATTTTAAAAACCTTGAAACTAAAAAGCTGTAATTACCTCTTCATCTCTGCTTCTGAGGATTCACGGAGACTTAAACACACTGTTTCAATTGACTTCtccaattttgttttcttggaaCTTTTTGGTGTGGCACCTGTGATGTACTTAGATCTCTTCCTTTCAGAACTACTATCATCAGGGACTACATCACTTCCTTTCTCAGAATTAAGTTCTGAGCTATTGTCTGAAGTTCCTGTTCCTAGCCAAAAAGATAATTATGTCAGTAAATGAGTTTgttgagtttttgttttcagctaaattgtaatttttccttctttaaaCCTCATTATCATACATCACATACCTAAAAACTAAATTACAATATAATTTAGCTGCAACATGTACATACAGCAAACAGTTTGAAAACCTCTAGTTTACTCTCATTCCCTTCCTgataatttttcaactggttggttatatatatataagcttACACGGAATACATTCATTTTGTGCATGATTTGAAGAATAGCGGAGATTAAATAGAATTAACAAAAACTTATTCTGATTGTTATTCTCAAaacacaacagcaacaacaacaaacaccCTACCATTTTCTAGAGAGCTCTCATTGTCTAATTCACTATGGTGATCACTGGAGCTGCTATCCCACAAATGCGGTGGATCAATAGTTGGGTTATCTTTAAAAATCATGTCCATTTGTTCCATGAACTTCCAGGGCTTCCTCGAATTTCCACTCTTCTTGGCACCATCCTTCACATCTTTGTATTTTGCACGTAGCTTTTTCAATTTGTCTGTGATTGCCGCGACAGTTTTTATTATTCCTATGTGAAACAACCAGACAAACGAAATAGCATTAGAGCGAAATGAAAGTTACTTGATAACAACTGTCAGAAAGTAGGATTTGAGCATAAATAAAACTTAACTTACTTACCGTGCTGTTCTAACTTCTTCTGAACTTCCAGGTACACTGCATTTTTGTCTTTCGGGCATTTTGCTTTCTCTAGCCCTATTTGAATGGTCTCTTCCGCAAAAACGTCTAATAGTAGGCCAACGTCTTCATCGGTCCACAcgatcgttttctttttctgtgtttttgaCGCCATCGACGCCATTGTAAAGAAACTAATGGATTGTACACATGCGCGAAACCACGGTAAAGCACAGCAGGCTCACATGAAGAAGATGGCACGGAACGAAGATGCGTTTACACAGGGTTTTGAACAGCAAAAAGGGTCCGGACtcgtttttttttcggttttggggCCATAGGCGTCTATGGCCCCAAAACCAGAAAAAAGTGAGTCCGGATCCATTTCACGCAAACATGGTACGGAAGGTTTACACGGTAAAAATATCTGGTCCGTACCAACTTTTTTTCGGTCCGGACCCATTTTTTCCTgtagtgtaaatggggctttagTGAATAACAAAATGTCCTCTGAAAACCTTTACGAATCAAAGGAAATCCTTGAAGAATACACaacattgaaaagaaaaacaagggttgaattaaagaaaatttcCAAACTTGAAGTAGCGAAAAAATGTTTCCAAGCTCTTTGCTCGCGTCAGCTTTccttttctgattggtttcctTTTCGCGGGAAAAATACGTTTGATAGGGTGGGGGTTGGGAAGAAGTTATgtctcattttcaaacaaagcaaCATGGCGTATGTTTTGAGGGTGTTAAGAAACAGCCCTTTGTTTATATTCTGCTTTTCTACTGTCCTCACTCTACTTACTAGCATACGTCCAGCTTTATCTGAGGGCTTAGATGAATACTCTCTCTTCAACATAACCGACCAAGTGAGCAATAGTTGTATTTTGCTGGGATTACAACCGGCTGATAGCGCCGCTTTAGTTACAATTCTTCGACAACTTTCCCACGCTTTTAAGGGAGAAAAACTTGTAAATATAGGAGTTTTAAAAGAAGAATATTTAAGTATGATCTCTTGGAAGAGCGGCAAGACTCTTGACTTaggagaaaaaaatgatttggcTTTTTACCGTCGAAAGAAAATAGATCGAACATGTCTAATGAAACCACAATGGAAAAACCCTCCAACTGCTGAGCGATATCTTGGTCCAAGAACAACAGAGAAGTTAGTTGAGTTTCTGAATACAAACTGCGCTACTTATCGACTACTGGATGGAGGTTTGTCAGTTGCTGGTCTCCGCAGAGAAAAGATCTTGCGAAACTTGTATCGAGTTCCAAACAGTTTGGACACCAATAGTATCAATGGTCCGATAAACATTGCAGACAAATGTGAAAGGATTAGTATGCCTTCAAAAGAAAAGTTTATCGAAGAGTATTACTTTAGATCAAAACCAGTTGTGATAACAGGTAAGTAAGTCATATCCCTCTGGATAGGGTAATCAGTAGGAGAGTTATCTGTTTacacctttttttttgtgatgtaTTCGAAGCTACTTATTATAGACATCTGAGATGTGAAAAGTGGTCAGATTGAAGATTAGAATTTATGAACTTTACTTATACAGAACGTTTCTGTATGCAGCACAGAAGGTTGAGCTGCGGCTGATAATACTTAAGGTGATTTTCTACTCTTGTACTTTAACTAGGTGCTTTAAAACACTGGCCTGCAGTGACAAAATGGACAAGCAAGTTTCTAACAGAAAGGTTTGGCAGTAAGAAAGTTCGAGTGGCTTTTGCTCCAAATGGTGAATATGAAGGTTGTGAGAAAGCATCcaactttgacaattttaaagAATTCAAATTTCCTGAGGAAGTGAAGTCCCAGCTTCCTTTTCTAGATTTAGTTGTTGTACGACCAGCATTTTTGGAAGTTCCGTTTTCCACTTTCATGGAAATGCTTCAGTCTTCAAATAACACTGACATATCAGCATACTTGGAATACTCTTCAATCCCAAGTTTGCTTCCAGAACTTGAGCTTGACATCAGAGAAATGCCATTTATATATGGAGAATTAAAGAGAAGGCACCTTAATATTTGGCTCAGCAATGGGAATACTTTAGGCAAGCTGCACTATGACCCATTTGATAATTTTCTTTGTCAGGTAAGCCTGTTACATTGTCCTACGAATCAGGACGTAATGTTGAGACCACTTGTGTAAACCAAAGTGTTCTGGGGTCTATCCTAACCtctttgttggttctcttctctgtgCCAAGAAATGATGATGAACAAGTGGAGTGACTTCCATGCAGGTTCCACTCATGGGTGGTACTTTAGAATGTAGAATACAAGTCCTTCACTTCATTGTAAGGACAAGACTCCCACTCTCACTGCTTAAATGAAGCAGGGACCTGTGTGGAGGTATTTTCGGGACATTTCACTGTAAATATGAACATGCTTCCCGTTGGTGATCCACCAACATTGACGTTTTACAGGAGCAGTGTTAtcattttttgtctgttttgttcAGATAAGTGGAAGGAAAGAACTATTTCTTTATGAACCACACCAGAACTCAAGACTTTATGAAGCTCATATTCAAGAAGCATCTCTTGCTTACAATCCAGTCACAAAGGAATTTTGGCGCAGAGAACTTCTGGAAAGCACATCAATGGTCATGTCCCCAGTGGACATTCTTAAACCAGATTACAACAGATTTCCAAAGTTTAAAGAGGCACAAGCACTGAATTGTACAATAAATGAAGGGGATGTTTTATTCATGCCATCATTTTGGTGGCATGAAGTTCAATCTTATCCAAGTGAAAATGAGCCCAGGAATCTTGCAGTGAATTTttggtgagttttttttttttttttggcatttttgggCTTTGTTTCTGCTGCCCTTTCAAGTCCACAGCATTGATTGGCTCACTTCCTTAACTGGTAATGAAGTCCAGAGTGTATTACAACTAAACTGATTTCCACATCTAAACAGCTCATGGAATAAAGAATATGGTTGCATTCTTTTACAAATGTTCATGTTGCTTGCACTGCATCTTTCTTACCAATAAAAATCTGAAACTTGCAAAATTCCATCATGGAGACCTATGTTTCAAAGTCATatccttttcctttttaaagaGAGAAGTGTTTTTTGCCTTTCCAAAACTTATCCTGACTGAACAATTTTTGGAATATTTTAGGTATGAGCCATTTTTGACAAAGGAATTCCCATGTGCCACATGCAAGATGGAAATAAATGATTATTATCGTCACATGTTGGAAACATGATTTAGCATGCAATGGTGCTTAGAGTATTCACGAAAACTCTGCAGGCACCAAATTCAGGTTTGTCTCACAAGTGGATGCATTTTAATGAACTGTAATTAATTAAGATAAATTTTTATCAATGTTGCCaataaaatgagaaaaaatatttactacATAAAACACATTAGGCTATCCTTACATTCTCCAGGATAATCCCAAATATATCTGCTATCACTCTGATATcattaaaatttgataaaatacaTCAgaccctagttgttcaaaggatggatagcTTTATCtgctggataaatcactatccattggataactcaattgttttttatagtaattattatgcactggatagtgatttattgCAGTAGATATCACTATACACCTTAGGAACAGCTGAGGCCagaataataaaatatatacattGCTTCTTAAACGGTCATTTAGGAGTGACTTTAAAGTAAAATAGTCGACATTGCCACTTAGTTCGTAAAAACTTCTTTGTATTCGGTCGCTgttaccaagacaacagtattCGATTTCAGACTCTTGGGAAGCTGGTCGTAAGCTTCGGCAATGAGCATAGATTCTACAAAAGACGTAACCCAAATATGTAAAATTTGCTTGCTCCATTTCTCCATAGTGTTTTTGCTGGACATCAACACACCATTTAACTTTTTACTAAGTAACTTCTCTGCATCTTCGACAGTAAACTCGCCATGAAATTTCATAGCTCGCGTGACAGAAACCCCGAGGCAAGTGCTGAACATTTTGCAAGTGTAATCAGTTATAGAGCCTCCTTCTGGAAAATATTTAACTTCCGTTTCAGTTTTCCCAAGATCGGCaccaaaacatctttgaagTAATTCAAAACTAAGAATTTCACTCTTCTCTGAGCTGCCGCCGGCGTTTGCACAAGCAAACATGCGTTTGGCGCCAGTAGATAATGCCATTTTTGTCAAAGGTTTGAGTTGTTTCAGCTCGGTAAACACCACACcagatttagtttttgagcaGACCTTTCGTCGGAGATGGAATGGATTTCCATGTTTAACGACGAAATTCTCTCCGATGTACAAGTGAGCGCCCTCCAAAAGAGGATCATCGATGCTATTTTCTCGCTTGAATCGATCATTGCGCGACAAAACTGCGTCTCCAACCTTGCTATCCCTCAGTGCAATTCCCATTGCTTTTGTTCACCTGGTTTGTTTTCAGTCGTTTTCGTCGTCGGAAGGATTTTTCAAAGTGTGCAttcattattgtttttatttgtgacAAATGCATCTGCTTTTACTGTGCGATCACTGTAATAAGGTTACTTTTTGCATCATTCAGTTGTTAATTGCATCATATTTATTATATTTGGAAGAAAATGATTTTCAGCGATGACATCATGCTTGTCCCCAGTCTCCTTCGATTCAATGAGCAAGATTTTCCAAGTCTCCTAGGAAGCAACTAATCGATCTTTCCACTGACAATCACTGACAATGAAGTATTATTCGTATCTGGGTATGGATGCTTTATGATACGTTTAAATGCAACTGAAGAAACGAATGGAATATTACATAGTCTTCATCAGGAtgtttaaactttttattggtttacaCTTCATGAAAGTTTGCTTCAAAAAGATGCTCATCATTTAATCAACTACGGAAGACTAAGGAACCAGAGGACAACATTGTGACATCCCTATCAGTTAGCCATTTAAAATGGTTTAACAATATTCATTCTCTATTCAGATTTCGAAAATTCAGAAGTTCGCATTTGGTTCTTGGTTGTTTCAAAATGATAAGGTATTTCCTCGTGTAAAGACCCTTGCTTCTGGTAAATACTCAATTTAAGACACCTTTAGCTGTTTTCCAAGATATtccctgaaaagaaaagaaaacagtcaataaaacagaaaaatcaGTTTCAGACATAAGAATCCAACTGCAATGCCAGTGGCTTAAAACCTTGCCCCACTTGTTCCGCGAATGAGAAGCGCAAGGTAAGAGTGGCAAGTGTACATTTTTCCGCGCCTCATGTGAGTCACatgcattgtttccagtttagTGATGGTTCAACCCGCACTTTGCGCTATACGATCGCTCAGGCTGTTGAAACCAGTCTCCAAGTAGTTTCTAAATTCGGCGAGAGAAGGATGAGCGAGCAAAATACACACGCACGTGTGTATTTTACCCCTTTCTTATCTCTCGCCCAAAATTAGAGGTTAATCGCGGTTGAGTTGAAACGCAAGCCATGAACAACATTTCTCCTCAGGATTTCACTCCCCTGGGTGACCAAATTTGATGAGGGCATTTTAGTTATAGTTTTTGAGGACAGTCCAAGTATTTTTCTAACTAAACTTACTATTAAGACTCGCAAAACATATATAAACCGGCaagaaaaattataattattacaaacgTGCGATCATATATAATCAAGAGCTTGGGCTCACCTTATGTAGTAGTCACAAGGTATAATCCATCATATATACGCCACAAAATGTGACATTAGTCACTTCACTTACCAATTATGAACCATGAGTTTCTGCACTGCAAGTAAGGCTTCTTTGCGCACACTTGCATCATTGTGCGTCATCATACTCATCACCATTACTTTGCAGCCAAGATTTTCGAGAACGCTGGAAACAAACAGCACGACAATAAAGAACAAAAACTTGACGTGCTCATAGGGAATTTAAAAGCAagtttttcatttcaaattgtttttttttttctttatgtatTATAAACTGACATAATAGTATCACAAAGTTCCCCTTTTACAGACTTGTCTTTGGGATTCCCGTGTGAGGCTGACAATGAGGCTGACTAAGCAAGACAATAGAACGGTCATATTAGAATCCAGACTATTTTGCGCGCACTACAGTCGTAATTCTGACGTCCCTGTCCGTTTGCTGAATCAGCCTAAACTAAAAAAAGTCTAGACGCATAGCTGCGTGTACCCAAGCACAAGGGAAACGCAGCCTGTTAGATTTCACGCATGCGCTTTAAAGCCTCGACGGCGACTTGTGACTTGGTGGGAAAGGAAGCCCAATTTATAACCCAGGAACTCCACGGAGTGCTTGAGTAAAGAGAAATACAAAAGGATTATTTGCCAGGTGCCTGaatcattttcaagtttttagagACGCGAAAATAACGATATTTACGAAAAACTCACTGCTTCCCACGCGGATAGTGACGTACATATTCCCCTGTGTCATGAGCTGCAACTGCTAAAATTATGGGGTCAGTGGAAATGTCCATCAATCTTGTTAACTTTCTAAAGGAAAGATgagcaaaaatttcaaaacaaacacaggcaAAGCAGCGattgatagagcggttttcaaatgagtgTCGAAAAGCCAATATCAAAGTAGTTActgcgaccaatcacaacagtaGCACACTGCACGATGAGGCAAtcaaaattcctagcaatcaaCAGTAACTTGCTCGAAGTGCAGGGAAAATTCACGCGTACAAGgggtgattggttttgcttctcattagtTGATAAACTGGCGAGAgattaatttttgagccaatcactaatCGTAGCAATCCCACTCTTGTTACTACTTTAGACAGccctttgaaaactgctttgtcCGCGCCACATCCACTCAAAACAGCACGGCAAAAGGAACGCCGCAACGCTGCATATCTGATAAACAAAGACAAGTATTTCCGGACGCTATGCTCACCAAGCATGTGCGTTTTGGTGATTTTTCATGCATTTCTTTGTCGTTCTCCGTCAGACAACGACGTGAAAATATTGAATTTGAAGTCCTCAGGAAAAATACAGCACATTACGCGGTATTCTCAATTATCTCTTCTCTGTGTCTTTCATATCGGTTTAATTTATTGTCCTTCGAGCTTCGCCCGTCAACACTCGAAACGCCTGGTTCGTTACCTTCAAACGGTGGAAAGTCGACTCTTATCAACTTTTTGGTGTTCACTTTATCCACCAACACGACACCAGTTTGTTTACCAACTAAACATTTCATCAATTCATTGCAAGTTAATTCACAATTTAAAATCGAAACCGTACCTATTTAAATGAACTTGTATGGCTATCCTGGAAACACTTTTCTACATGTGGTActaaccaggagccgatgagtaggagcatgcaactccactttATCCcggtcacggcgttttcatgggttttatttttagatcgaatttctcTGGAAAGAGACTACCATGGGAATGCAAATATTAAACACAAGAGACGAATTCGTCAATGGACCGGAACAGCCTGTCTcccacaaaagaaaaggtatactaaaaatagaatTGTCGTTAAAAGTGCCGCGACATAGTAAGGGAGTTGCATTCTCCTACTCAGCGGCTCCTGGACCTAACGTACTGTATTTATGCACTCTTGCTCTTTCTTGTTCATTTTTATAAACTTTGTTTCACTTACTTTAATAactcaaaattattttcattgagTCTCTGAGCATTCTCCCTCTGCAAATAAcatcaaaacaacaacaacaaaagaattgACAATTGTCCCAGAGCATACATAGCTTTATTGATCATGATAATAGCCATTTTTATCACAATTGCTactaatctcgcaatctgattggccaatTTGCCATTGTAGATAAGAACCCACACCACGCTGCTCGCGTCAATGTTTCATGcaattccttcttttttttttctaactccAGTGCTTTGGCCTTTGCCAACGGTTTCTTTCATGGCTGCACCATTGAAAATGCCCATGTGTACGTTTTGCCGCAAAATCATTCTTGAATATTTGCAGAAAGCGAACAGCTGAAGTTATATTTTCGTCGATAAACGTTCGTGTTGTTGTGGACTCACGATGCGCAGCCGAGTGAGTCCACAACATCTTGACCACTTGTAAGACTTACATCgttgttgataagagttcacACCACACTAAACCACATTAGATTGGTTAATATAAACAGCTGTGTTTACCCAAAACTTCTCCGACTTGTGAACAGGACTCCACTCCAGTCGACCAGACCTGACCTCAGCTGCATATTCATCAAAGGTACTGGGACGAAAGAAAGGAGAGTATGTCAGTATGTAAAGAAAGTAAAGACCTGTAATGTCTCCATGGCAGCCGTCGGCTGGAATGTGACATTCTCTCCGTGTAATtagtttcaaatttaaaatgcgcagttgatcaaaaaataaataaaaagtagCCGATATCATCGGAGTAAGGGTAGAAACGCAAAGAGAGAATTTACGTGCGCCCATCCTTATAGCCTGGGTCCGGTTGCTCTAAGGATAGTTACCGAAACCGTTACGTTTCTATGGcagttaacactggttagcactaaccattggttaagaagtattgaacctatatgtttctatggtagttaacattggttagcactaaccattggttaagaagtactGAAACATATATGTTTCTCTGGTAGTTAACACCGGTTACCGCTAACCATACTTCGAGCAACTCGGTCCTGGTTTTCACAAGCGACGCAAGCATAAAAACAAGCAACATACGCAGACTCAGCAGCGTCTTCATCATAAACACCTTTTGTTCGggttattgcttgaatggatactccaaaatatggtgagacacttcgtgacacataaacagggaCAAGCAggtaaacgacaccct includes:
- the LOC136922360 gene encoding bifunctional peptidase and (3S)-lysyl hydroxylase JMJD7-like; this translates as MAYVLRVLRNSPLFIFCFSTVLTLLTSIRPALSEGLDEYSLFNITDQVSNSCILLGLQPADSAALVTILRQLSHAFKGEKLVNIGVLKEEYLSMISWKSGKTLDLGEKNDLAFYRRKKIDRTCLMKPQWKNPPTAERYLGPRTTEKLVEFLNTNCATYRLLDGGLSVAGLRREKILRNLYRVPNSLDTNSINGPINIADKCERISMPSKEKFIEEYYFRSKPVVITGALKHWPAVTKWTSKFLTERFGSKKVRVAFAPNGEYEGCEKASNFDNFKEFKFPEEVKSQLPFLDLVVVRPAFLEVPFSTFMEMLQSSNNTDISAYLEYSSIPSLLPELELDIREMPFIYGELKRRHLNIWLSNGNTLGKLHYDPFDNFLCQISGRKELFLYEPHQNSRLYEAHIQEASLAYNPVTKEFWRRELLESTSMVMSPVDILKPDYNRFPKFKEAQALNCTINEGDVLFMPSFWWHEVQSYPSENEPRNLAVNFWYEPFLTKEFPCATCKMEINDYYRHMLET
- the LOC136922369 gene encoding uncharacterized protein isoform X3; amino-acid sequence: MASMASKTQKKKTIVWTDEDVGLLLDVFAEETIQIGLEKAKCPKDKNAVYLEVQKKLEQHGIIKTVAAITDKLKKLRAKYKDVKDGAKKSGNSRKPWKFMEQMDMIFKDNPTIDPPHLWDSSSSDHHSELDNESSLENGTGTSDNSSELNSEKGSDVVPDDSSSERKRSKYITGATPKSSKKTKLEKSIETVCLSLRESSEAEMKRLLLHQVSFTVFWHPSQI
- the LOC136922369 gene encoding uncharacterized protein isoform X1 encodes the protein MASMASKTQKKKTIVWTDEDVGLLLDVFAEETIQIGLEKAKCPKDKNAVYLEVQKKLEQHGIIKTVAAITDKLKKLRAKYKDVKDGAKKSGNSRKPWKFMEQMDMIFKDNPTIDPPHLWDSSSSDHHSELDNESSLENGTGTSDNSSELNSEKGSDVVPDDSSSERKRSKYITGATPKSSKKTKLEKSIETVCLSLRESSEAEMKRFEEMEEKRHDRELKFRLEMRREEREHELRVLQMMMQTRGCNSQWTTPGQQESEYCVGGQTYYHL
- the LOC136922369 gene encoding uncharacterized protein isoform X2, with the translated sequence MASMASKTQKKKTIVWTDEDVGLLLDVFAEETIQIGLEKAKCPKDKNAVYLEVQKKLEQHGIIKTVAAITDKLKKLRAKYKDVKDGAKKSGNSRKPWKFMEQMDMIFKDNPTIDPPHLWDSSSSDHHSELDNESSLENGTSDNSSELNSEKGSDVVPDDSSSERKRSKYITGATPKSSKKTKLEKSIETVCLSLRESSEAEMKRFEEMEEKRHDRELKFRLEMRREEREHELRVLQMMMQTRGCNSQWTTPGQQESEYCVGGQTYYHL
- the LOC136922371 gene encoding AAC-rich mRNA clone AAC4 protein-like; this encodes MGIALRDSKVGDAVLSRNDRFKRENSIDDPLLEGAHLYIGENFVVKHGNPFHLRRKVCSKTKSGVVFTELKQLKPLTKMALSTGAKRMFACANAGGSSEKSEILSFELLQRCFGADLGKTETEVKYFPEGGSITDYTCKMFSTCLGVSVTRAMKFHGEFTVEDAEKLLSKKLNGVLMSSKNTMEKWSKQILHIWVTSFVESMLIAEAYDQLPKSLKSNTVVLVTATEYKEVFTN